A window from Sphingobacterium hotanense encodes these proteins:
- a CDS encoding Crp/Fnr family transcriptional regulator gives MITSEELIKSNFYSYYTAKTGLTLSDFESLSPLFDFREVDHNQLIMRAGEVCKHILFVEKGLLQLFSLDEKGGEHIMQFAPENWLMMDRSSMFFNEPSNYYIKALEPSTVVFIQPQFLEEAGKINHEFTCFTETSLQRNIYFLQRRINSLLAMSAKERYLEFIAMYPQLLLRVPQWMIASYLGITPESLSRVRREIAKDSF, from the coding sequence ATGATAACTTCTGAAGAACTAATCAAGTCTAATTTCTACTCGTATTACACCGCGAAAACTGGACTTACGCTGTCGGATTTCGAAAGCCTAAGCCCGCTATTCGACTTTCGCGAAGTAGACCATAATCAGCTTATTATGCGTGCCGGCGAGGTTTGCAAGCATATCCTATTTGTCGAAAAAGGATTATTGCAGCTGTTCAGCCTTGATGAAAAAGGAGGCGAGCATATTATGCAGTTTGCACCAGAAAATTGGTTGATGATGGATAGATCCAGTATGTTCTTCAACGAACCATCAAACTACTATATCAAAGCATTGGAGCCTTCCACGGTTGTATTCATTCAGCCTCAATTTCTAGAAGAGGCAGGAAAGATCAATCATGAGTTTACCTGCTTTACAGAAACTTCCTTACAACGCAATATATACTTCCTACAACGTAGAATAAACTCCCTGTTAGCCATGTCGGCTAAAGAAAGATACTTAGAATTCATTGCCATGTACCCGCAGTTGCTGCTGCGTGTTCCGCAATGGATGATCGCTTCGTATTTGGGTATAACTCCAGAAAGCCTCAGCAGAGTGAGACGAGAGATTGCGAAAGATTCTTTCTAG